GTTTGATCCTTTGAAATAAACAAGACTTAACGAGACTTACCAAGTCTTCAAGACTTGGCAAGTCTTACTTTGACCAAAGCAAAAGAAACAAAATCAACCTACCATATGACCTTGAATCCAAAACATTTCATCTCACTCCTAAGCATTGTCTCCCTACTGACAACCGCGACAGCATTTGCCCAGTACCCTAAAATCCCCGCTGCTGCGAAAAAAACAAGCGATTCATTGCTCGCTGAGGCAGAGCGCAAATCCGAAATCGCATGGCAAAAAGCGTTGCCGATCATCGAGCAGGAGGCCAAAAAAGGCAAACCTTACATTCCATGGGCAGCCAGGCCGGTTGATCTTCCACAATCTGACATTCCTGCATTTCCCGGTGCAGAAGGCGGCGGCGCATTTAGTTTTGGCGGCCGGGGAGGTAAGGTGTATGTAGTTACCAGCCTGGCCGATAGCGGCCCGGGTACGTTGCGTGATGCCTGCGAAAAAGGTGGAGCCCGTATTATTGTGTTTAATGTGGCCGGTATCATTCGTATCAAAACGCCGCTCATTATCCGTGCTCCTTACATTACCATTGCAGGACAAACTGCTCCGGGCGATGGTGTTTGTGTGGCGGGAGAAACGGTTTGGATCAATACCCATGATGTGGTGATAAGGCATATGCGGTTCCGCCGTGGCGAGACTTTTGTGGGTCGCCGTGATGATTCTATCGGCGGTAACCCCATTGGAAATATAATGATAGACCACGTTTCTGCGAGCTGGGGATTGGATGAAAACATGTCAATGTATCGTCACATGTACAACGATAGCACGGGTGCTCCGGAACAAAAGCTGCCGACAGTGAATATTACGATACAGAATTCTATCTTTTCGGAAACACTCGATACATGGAACCACTCTTTCGGAAGCACGCTGGGCGGTGAGAACTGCACATTTATGCGGAATTTGTGGGCTAATAATGCGGGGAGAAATCCGTCGATCGGCTGGTTTGGTATTTTCAACTTTACCAACAATGTGGTTTTCAATTGGGTGCACCGATCCATTGATGGAGGCGACTACCGGGCGATGTACAACATTGTCAATAACTATTTCAAACCCGGTCCGCAGACGCCAAAAGATTCGCCAATCGGGTACCGTATCCTGAAACCGGAAGCGGGCAGGAGCAAGCTGGATCACTTGGTTTTCGGCCGTGCTTACGTTTCCGGTAATATCATGGAGGGCCATGAAAAGGTCACCAAGAACAACTGGGACGGCGGCGTTCAGGTAGAAGATCTGCCAAATAGCGGCAAGTACCAGGATCAGATCAAATGGAACCAACCGCTTCCTATGCCCCGGTTTCCGATCATGTCGGCCAAAGAATCTTTCACATACGTGCTCGACAATGCGGGAGCGACATTGCCCAAACGCGATCCTGTGGATACCCGCGTGACCACGCAGGTACGCACTGGAAACATTAACCCGATCGATGGTGTGAAACTGCCCAAAACGCAGTTTGAGCATCGCCGTCTGCCGATTGATTCTTACAAAAATGGCATCATTACCGACGTTTCACAGGTAGGAGGTTACCCCGAATACAAAGGAACACCATACCCTGACGCAGACAACGACGGTATGCCCGATGACTGGGAGAACAAGGTTGGCCTAAACCCGAAAGACGCTTCTGACGCTCAGAAGGATATGAGCGGGGATGGTTATTCCAACATTGAAAAGTTCATCAATGGCATCGATCCGAAGAAAAAAACGGATTGGAAAGATCCGAATAACAACCACGACACATTGGCATCATCGAAAACTTCATCAGGCAAAAAATAAGGTTAATTGAAAACGGATAGTTACATATCTAGGGTTACGGTTTCGGATACAATCCTGTTTTTAACGGGATTGTATTTACTTATTTCCTTTGCGTCTGTGGCGCAGAAGAATGTGAAGCCGCCCTCGCCAGTCGCGCAGGGACAGGATGGAAAGCTACTTTACCACCCTGATTCGCTGGGTAACCGGATCATCGATTTTTCACATTGCGGCTATATGGGCGGCGATCAGGCCATTCCTCGGGTACCGGCTGCGGTGGTGGTTCCTGTCAAACCAGGAGACGCTACGCTCAGAATCCAGTCCGCATTGGATTATGTTGCGACTTTGCCGAGGGATGCAAATGGAATACGAGGCGCGGTATTGTTGGAAAAAGGCATTCATACCATTCATGGAGGTCTTTTGATCAAAAATTCAGGTGTGGTATTGAGAGGGAGCGGCGTTGGAAAAAACGGAACTACTTTGCTCGGAGCTGGTGTGAGCCGGGAAACCATTGTCAGGGTTTTGGGTAAAAATGATTTAAAAACAACCCGGAAAGTAAAGATTACTGATGCATACGTCCCTGTTAATGCAATCACGTTCAGCGTTGAAAATGCATCGGCATTCAAACTCGGCGACCGCATTCAGATCCGCAGACCATCCACAAAAGAGTGGATCAGGGATTTGAAAATGGAAGAATTTGGAGGGGAAACCGGTTGGCTGGGCTGGAAGCCGCGCCAGCGGGATATCGTTTGGGATCGGCAGATTACTGCCGTTTCGGGTAATGTACTGACCATTGATGTACCCATCACCACTGCACTTGACGCTCACTATGGCGGGGGAGAAGTGGCGATTTATCAATGGCCAGGCAGGATCAGCCA
The genomic region above belongs to Dyadobacter pollutisoli and contains:
- a CDS encoding pectate lyase family protein; translation: MTLNPKHFISLLSIVSLLTTATAFAQYPKIPAAAKKTSDSLLAEAERKSEIAWQKALPIIEQEAKKGKPYIPWAARPVDLPQSDIPAFPGAEGGGAFSFGGRGGKVYVVTSLADSGPGTLRDACEKGGARIIVFNVAGIIRIKTPLIIRAPYITIAGQTAPGDGVCVAGETVWINTHDVVIRHMRFRRGETFVGRRDDSIGGNPIGNIMIDHVSASWGLDENMSMYRHMYNDSTGAPEQKLPTVNITIQNSIFSETLDTWNHSFGSTLGGENCTFMRNLWANNAGRNPSIGWFGIFNFTNNVVFNWVHRSIDGGDYRAMYNIVNNYFKPGPQTPKDSPIGYRILKPEAGRSKLDHLVFGRAYVSGNIMEGHEKVTKNNWDGGVQVEDLPNSGKYQDQIKWNQPLPMPRFPIMSAKESFTYVLDNAGATLPKRDPVDTRVTTQVRTGNINPIDGVKLPKTQFEHRRLPIDSYKNGIITDVSQVGGYPEYKGTPYPDADNDGMPDDWENKVGLNPKDASDAQKDMSGDGYSNIEKFINGIDPKKKTDWKDPNNNHDTLASSKTSSGKK